Proteins encoded by one window of uncultured Bacteroides sp.:
- a CDS encoding DsrE family protein, with product MNKINILWTTDNKDTVFNMLSMYAINSKRREWWQEVNVIIWGASVKLVGNDTQVQTEVLEMLGQGVHVEACKDCCDKFGVTDTLTKMGVDVRYMGEPLTGYLKNGETILTI from the coding sequence ATGAATAAGATAAATATTCTTTGGACAACAGACAATAAGGATACCGTGTTTAATATGCTGTCAATGTATGCAATCAACTCAAAGAGAAGAGAATGGTGGCAGGAAGTCAATGTTATTATATGGGGAGCCTCTGTAAAATTAGTAGGGAATGATACTCAGGTACAAACTGAAGTGCTTGAAATGCTAGGGCAGGGAGTGCATGTTGAAGCATGTAAAGATTGCTGTGATAAGTTTGGCGTTACAGACACTTTAACAAAAATGGGAGTTGATGTCCGCTATATGGGCGAGCCTCTGACTGGTTATTTGAAAAATGGTGAAACGATCCTGACGATATAA
- a CDS encoding radical SAM protein, whose translation MNKRRLKKALNRIIKLPKNKYLFLYISNKLKSSYYKITKSTKVAYPSTIMLELTNHCNLACITCPREYEYGKAMDKGQMNVEQAKNIIDELWPYLDSIGLTGMGETFIYNDLEEIVDYVKAKNKGIIISVSTNAVLPHFIEKVSTVINKIDTIQVSIDGIESVYESIRINSSFQVLDENLRLLSELCRNTKTDLMLNMVVTKENFRQMPLLVKYAEKVGIRYMDFTLFNLVSVTKIERSYYEFYQSPAFLEVISKLEDTINNTPKIIVTSRNFKTDNGFQKCSFPWNYFYICWNGFVTPCCAKPFPKELNFGNVCDNKVLDVLNNNSYRQFRTLWYNNNTPDFCNKCHFIDIKPIKENN comes from the coding sequence ATGAATAAACGTAGATTAAAGAAAGCCCTAAATAGAATAATTAAGTTACCAAAAAACAAATACTTGTTTTTATATATTTCTAATAAATTAAAATCCAGTTATTATAAAATTACAAAATCAACAAAGGTTGCTTATCCCTCGACTATAATGTTAGAACTAACTAATCATTGTAATCTTGCTTGTATAACTTGCCCTAGAGAATATGAATACGGGAAAGCTATGGATAAAGGGCAAATGAATGTTGAACAGGCAAAAAATATAATAGATGAGTTGTGGCCCTATCTTGACTCAATTGGATTAACTGGTATGGGCGAAACATTTATATATAATGATTTAGAAGAAATTGTAGACTATGTAAAGGCTAAGAACAAAGGAATTATAATCTCAGTATCTACTAATGCAGTTTTACCCCATTTTATAGAGAAGGTATCAACGGTGATCAATAAAATAGATACAATCCAAGTTTCAATAGACGGAATAGAAAGTGTTTACGAGAGTATTAGGATAAACTCCAGCTTTCAGGTCTTAGATGAAAACTTACGATTGCTTTCTGAACTGTGTAGAAATACAAAGACTGATTTGATGTTAAATATGGTTGTTACCAAGGAAAACTTCCGTCAGATGCCTTTATTAGTGAAATATGCAGAAAAAGTAGGGATTAGATATATGGATTTTACGTTGTTTAATCTTGTTTCTGTTACTAAAATAGAACGTTCATATTATGAATTCTATCAATCTCCAGCATTTTTAGAAGTAATTTCAAAGTTAGAAGACACAATTAATAATACCCCAAAAATTATAGTAACCAGTCGAAACTTTAAAACAGATAACGGCTTTCAGAAATGTTCTTTTCCCTGGAACTATTTCTATATTTGTTGGAATGGATTTGTTACACCATGCTGTGCAAAGCCTTTCCCAAAAGAATTAAATTTCGGAAATGTATGTGATAATAAGGTGTTGGATGTATTAAATAACAATAGTTATAGGCAGTTTAGAACTCTATGGTATAATAATAATACGCCGGATTTTTGCAATAAATGTCATTTTATTGATATTAAACCAATTAAAGAAAACAACTAG
- a CDS encoding DUF6057 family protein produces the protein MYSYNSHSEKKAARTISLVSGLLFIIFSFVYLSVNFRYLLSTTEDFSLFVNNSSFFLGKISQPGGVLLYLAGFFTQYLHSPSLGALIITILLLIIQRLTYKSFDFNKKYFILSYIPSFLLLVIITNVGRSIYLMPHAESIFTYILGILFILLSYFFSQKIQDSSKSIITVCWLFPLLFFVLSGSYTIYFLGIILLCRPSSINNRDKTPILLICTGLYLFLFLLIKFILFPNSTGYQALFGTCPAIPAGQSGVSILPHLLLIFFFCFVAIKQHFMPLGNRIKSYTRWTYTNILWLVVLCVITASMANTNDCFRDEMAIDHSIQNRDFKPALLVGKDVQHPTREMTVLRNFALELSGKAADKMFEYPQDYKTDGLFLDYDKEGISYPVGPMIYFNLGAKHLASEWADNDYQKNPHSFRMLKNYVLIATVNGHFNVTKKIAGILDKTSFHSDFAKELNDITLDHSLVNKDSVLGDIKKRLSDKYYAFPAKGDYAKFICNFYRDNIDNKVAYDYYMMSALLNKNLDKFAWGVKLYKVLYKTPLPKHYDEAAALCNYLNKETLYVNPSTQQKFKEFLKLKKQQKNPNTENNIMRRSYGETYWWYYMYK, from the coding sequence ATGTATAGTTATAATTCGCATTCAGAAAAGAAAGCAGCCCGCACCATATCTCTTGTTAGCGGGCTTCTTTTCATTATATTTAGTTTCGTTTATTTATCGGTTAACTTTCGTTACTTATTAAGTACGACGGAAGATTTCTCTCTATTTGTAAATAACAGTTCTTTCTTTCTGGGAAAAATTAGTCAACCGGGTGGAGTGCTTCTCTATCTGGCAGGTTTCTTTACCCAGTATTTGCATAGCCCTAGTCTGGGAGCGCTTATTATCACAATTCTATTGTTGATTATTCAGCGGCTTACCTATAAATCTTTTGATTTTAATAAGAAGTATTTTATCCTTTCATATATACCGTCTTTTTTGCTCCTTGTAATCATAACTAATGTAGGGCGCTCAATTTATTTAATGCCTCATGCGGAGTCGATATTTACCTATATACTTGGGATATTATTTATATTGTTAAGCTACTTTTTCTCTCAGAAAATACAAGACTCCAGTAAAAGTATCATAACCGTATGCTGGTTGTTTCCTTTATTGTTTTTTGTGCTATCGGGTAGCTATACTATTTACTTCTTGGGGATCATTTTACTATGTCGTCCTTCTTCTATTAATAATAGAGATAAAACGCCTATCTTGTTAATTTGCACAGGATTATACCTGTTCTTATTCCTGCTGATAAAATTTATTCTCTTCCCCAATTCAACAGGTTATCAGGCATTGTTTGGCACTTGTCCAGCTATTCCTGCAGGTCAAAGTGGAGTAAGTATTTTGCCGCATTTATTACTTATATTCTTTTTCTGTTTTGTAGCAATCAAGCAGCACTTTATGCCGTTAGGCAACAGAATTAAATCATATACCAGATGGACTTATACAAACATCCTTTGGCTGGTAGTGCTTTGTGTCATAACAGCGAGTATGGCAAATACCAATGATTGTTTCAGAGATGAAATGGCGATAGATCATTCCATTCAGAATAGAGATTTTAAGCCAGCCTTGCTTGTTGGGAAAGATGTTCAGCATCCCACAAGAGAAATGACTGTACTTCGTAATTTTGCGTTAGAACTTTCGGGAAAAGCAGCTGATAAGATGTTTGAATATCCGCAAGATTATAAAACGGATGGATTATTCCTTGATTATGATAAAGAGGGTATTTCATATCCTGTAGGACCAATGATTTACTTTAATTTAGGTGCAAAGCATTTAGCTTCAGAATGGGCCGATAATGATTATCAGAAAAACCCACATTCATTTAGAATGCTAAAGAATTATGTCCTTATTGCTACGGTTAATGGTCACTTCAATGTCACAAAGAAAATAGCCGGAATATTGGATAAAACATCTTTCCACAGTGATTTTGCAAAAGAACTCAATGATATCACCTTGGATCATTCTCTTGTAAACAAGGATTCAGTGCTGGGAGATATTAAAAAACGATTATCAGATAAGTACTATGCATTTCCTGCAAAAGGTGATTATGCTAAATTTATCTGCAATTTCTATCGTGACAATATAGATAATAAAGTGGCGTATGACTATTACATGATGTCTGCCTTGCTTAATAAAAATCTGGATAAATTTGCCTGGGGAGTAAAATTATATAAAGTACTTTATAAGACTCCTCTTCCAAAACACTATGATGAAGCTGCAGCTCTTTGCAATTATCTTAATAAAGAAACTTTATATGTAAATCCTTCAACTCAACAAAAGTTTAAAGAGTTTCTGAAACTGAAGAAACAACAAAAGAATCCGAATACAGAAAACAATATTATGCGTCGCAGTTACGGAGAGACTTACTGGTGGTATTACATGTATAAATGA
- a CDS encoding DUF2461 domain-containing protein: MNIPTIFQFLKELSVNNNREWFNEHKEDYLKAQSEFEKLLTVIIDRIALFDEDIKGIQAKDCTYRIYRDTRFSPDKTPYKIHFGGYINAKGKKSEHCGYYVHLQLGNCLLAGGSYCPPPNILKALRQSVYDNIDEYLSIVEDPAFKKYFPVVGETFLKTAPKGFPKDFKYIDYLKCKDYSCACSVPDEFFLDKYMLDNVSDIFKQMKRFCDFTNYTIDEFE, from the coding sequence ATGAATATACCTACTATATTTCAGTTTTTAAAGGAACTTTCAGTAAATAATAATCGTGAATGGTTTAACGAACACAAAGAAGATTATTTGAAAGCGCAATCTGAATTTGAAAAGTTATTGACTGTAATTATTGACCGAATAGCTCTTTTTGACGAAGATATAAAAGGCATTCAGGCAAAGGACTGCACGTATCGCATATATAGAGACACCCGTTTCTCGCCCGATAAAACACCCTATAAGATACATTTTGGCGGATACATAAATGCCAAAGGAAAGAAATCAGAACATTGCGGATATTATGTACATCTGCAGCTGGGAAACTGTCTTCTGGCAGGTGGCAGTTATTGTCCACCACCAAATATACTGAAGGCTCTCAGACAGTCGGTTTATGATAATATAGATGAATACTTGTCAATTGTTGAAGATCCTGCTTTTAAGAAATATTTCCCTGTAGTAGGAGAGACTTTCTTAAAAACCGCACCCAAAGGTTTCCCGAAAGACTTTAAATACATTGATTATCTTAAGTGCAAAGATTATTCCTGCGCTTGCTCTGTACCCGATGAATTCTTTTTAGATAAATATATGCTGGATAATGTATCTGATATATTTAAGCAGATGAAACGTTTCTGCGATTTTACCAATTACACAATAGATGAATTTGAATAA
- a CDS encoding YhcH/YjgK/YiaL family protein → MIVDKLENLGKYVSLNPLFAQAVEFLKSHNLSEMEIGKTELKGKDLVVNIAQTNPKTKEQAKLETHNKFIDIQIPLSGVEVMGYTPAVDCRPADAVYNEEKDITFFEGLADSYIPVKPGMFAIFFPEDGHAPGVTETGVKKVIVKVLA, encoded by the coding sequence ATGATAGTAGATAAACTTGAAAATTTAGGCAAATATGTCTCTTTAAATCCTCTTTTTGCTCAGGCTGTTGAATTCCTGAAATCACACAATCTTTCAGAAATGGAAATTGGAAAGACAGAATTGAAAGGCAAAGATTTAGTCGTAAATATAGCACAAACTAACCCCAAAACAAAAGAACAGGCAAAACTGGAAACTCACAATAAATTTATTGATATCCAAATTCCACTTTCAGGAGTTGAAGTCATGGGATACACTCCTGCTGTAGATTGTAGACCGGCTGATGCTGTTTACAATGAAGAAAAAGATATCACTTTCTTTGAAGGATTGGCAGATAGCTATATTCCTGTTAAACCTGGAATGTTTGCCATCTTCTTTCCTGAAGACGGACATGCACCTGGTGTAACTGAAACCGGAGTAAAGAAAGTGATTGTAAAAGTATTGGCTTAA
- a CDS encoding alpha amylase C-terminal domain-containing protein: MNKTLNLIDRDPWLEPYKKAIVGRYEYALNKESELTENGKRNLSDFATGYLYFGLHRTNDGWVFREWAPNATQIYMIGTFSDWKEKETYAMKRIDNGNWELELPADALQHGELYKLNIHWDSGQGERIPAWATRVVQDDITKIFSAQVWNPEEKFQFSKTSFTPNTDPLLIYECHIGMAQQEEKVGTYNEFREKILPRIVKAGYNCIQIMAIQEHPYYGSFGYHVSNFFAASSRFGTPEELKLLIDTAHGLGIAVIMDIVHSHSIKNELEGLANLAGDPCQYFYQGAKREHPAWDSLCFDYGKNEVLHFLLSNCKFWLDEYQFDGFRFDGVTSMLYHSHGLGEAFVDYNDYYNGYQDDNAICYLTLANKLVHQVNPHAITVAEEVSGMPGLAVKQEDGGYGFDYRMAMNIPDYWIKTIKEKIDEDWKPSSIFWEVTNRRKEEKTISYTESHDQALVGDKTIIFRLIDADMYWHMQKGDENYKVNRGLALHKMIRLITATTINGGYLNFMGNEFGHPEWIDFPREGNGWSCKYARRQWDLVDRKTLTYHYLADFDSRMIELIEGITGFQTLPIQEIWHNDGDQILAYKRKNLVFVFNFNPSKSFTDYGFLVEPGSYETVLNTDATELGGNGLTDDSITHFTNFDALYKSENKEWLKLYIPARSAIVLRKME; the protein is encoded by the coding sequence ATGAATAAGACACTGAATTTAATAGACAGAGACCCATGGCTTGAACCATACAAGAAAGCAATAGTAGGGCGCTATGAGTACGCACTCAATAAAGAGTCTGAATTGACCGAAAATGGGAAAAGAAACCTTTCGGACTTTGCTACGGGGTATTTGTATTTTGGTTTACACCGAACAAATGATGGTTGGGTTTTTCGTGAATGGGCTCCTAATGCCACTCAGATTTATATGATTGGTACATTCAGTGACTGGAAAGAGAAAGAAACTTATGCCATGAAACGCATCGATAACGGTAATTGGGAACTAGAATTACCCGCCGATGCGTTACAACATGGTGAATTATATAAGCTGAATATTCATTGGGACAGCGGACAAGGTGAACGTATTCCGGCTTGGGCTACCCGTGTGGTGCAGGACGATATTACAAAAATCTTCTCGGCTCAGGTATGGAATCCTGAGGAAAAGTTCCAATTCAGTAAAACGTCATTCACTCCTAATACAGATCCGCTTTTAATCTATGAATGCCACATTGGTATGGCTCAACAAGAGGAAAAGGTAGGAACATACAATGAATTCCGTGAAAAAATACTTCCACGAATTGTAAAGGCAGGATATAACTGTATTCAGATAATGGCAATTCAGGAACATCCATATTATGGAAGTTTTGGCTACCATGTATCTAACTTCTTTGCAGCATCTTCACGCTTCGGTACTCCCGAAGAACTGAAACTACTCATTGATACTGCTCACGGATTGGGTATTGCTGTAATTATGGATATTGTCCATTCTCATTCGATTAAGAATGAATTAGAAGGACTGGCTAATCTTGCTGGTGATCCTTGCCAGTATTTTTATCAGGGTGCTAAAAGAGAGCATCCGGCATGGGATTCGCTTTGCTTTGATTACGGTAAAAATGAAGTTCTGCATTTCTTACTCTCTAATTGTAAATTCTGGCTTGATGAATATCAGTTTGATGGATTCCGTTTTGACGGGGTGACTTCAATGTTATATCATAGTCATGGTTTGGGAGAAGCTTTTGTTGATTATAACGATTATTATAACGGTTATCAGGACGACAATGCAATATGTTATCTTACATTGGCAAATAAGCTGGTGCATCAGGTAAATCCACATGCTATTACTGTTGCTGAAGAAGTATCAGGAATGCCCGGTCTTGCTGTTAAACAGGAAGATGGTGGTTACGGATTTGATTATCGCATGGCAATGAATATTCCCGATTACTGGATTAAAACAATAAAAGAAAAGATTGATGAGGACTGGAAACCGTCATCCATTTTCTGGGAAGTAACTAATCGTCGTAAAGAAGAGAAAACTATTTCTTATACAGAAAGCCATGATCAGGCATTGGTGGGAGATAAAACAATTATATTCCGTTTGATTGATGCTGACATGTACTGGCACATGCAAAAAGGAGACGAGAACTACAAAGTGAATCGTGGTTTAGCTCTTCATAAGATGATTCGTTTAATTACTGCTACAACTATAAATGGAGGATACCTAAACTTCATGGGAAATGAGTTTGGACATCCTGAATGGATTGATTTTCCACGTGAAGGCAATGGTTGGTCCTGCAAATATGCCCGTCGTCAATGGGATCTTGTTGATCGTAAAACATTGACCTATCATTATCTTGCAGATTTTGATTCAAGAATGATAGAACTTATTGAGGGAATAACTGGTTTCCAAACTTTACCTATACAAGAAATCTGGCATAACGACGGTGATCAGATTCTGGCATACAAGCGCAAAAACCTTGTTTTTGTATTTAATTTTAATCCATCCAAGTCATTTACTGATTATGGGTTCCTTGTTGAGCCCGGCTCATACGAAACAGTATTAAATACTGATGCAACAGAGCTTGGTGGAAACGGATTAACGGATGATAGTATAACACATTTTACTAACTTTGATGCTCTTTATAAGAGTGAAAACAAAGAATGGCTGAAACTTTATATTCCAGCTCGTTCGGCTATTGTGTTGCGTAAAATGGAATAA
- a CDS encoding inositol monophosphatase family protein, with product MLELEIITEKVRELAVKTGAFLREERISFDRERVEEKNSHDYVSYVDKESERRIVTSLSELLPEAGFIAEEGSGSHGDEEYCWVVDPLDGTTNYIHNNAPYCVSIALRNKKELLVGVVYEVCRDECYWAWKGSKAYLNGQEIHVSNVNNMDTAFIALGFPYNYKEYKSMALYLVQELYGTVGGLRLEGAAAAEICYIAAGRFEARIETNLGPWDIAAGSLILMQAGGKVTDFEGGDTFYSGHQVLATNGKLHDQLVEIVRKGK from the coding sequence ATGTTAGAACTAGAAATAATTACTGAGAAAGTACGTGAACTTGCTGTTAAAACAGGAGCCTTTCTTAGGGAAGAACGTATAAGCTTTGATAGAGAGAGAGTAGAAGAAAAGAACTCACACGACTATGTGTCTTATGTGGATAAAGAGTCGGAACGTAGAATCGTGACCAGCTTATCCGAGCTTCTTCCTGAAGCCGGTTTTATTGCAGAAGAAGGTTCGGGCTCTCACGGAGACGAAGAGTATTGCTGGGTAGTTGATCCTCTTGATGGAACAACAAATTATATCCATAATAACGCTCCGTATTGCGTTAGCATTGCCTTGAGAAACAAGAAAGAACTCTTGGTTGGAGTTGTTTATGAGGTGTGCCGTGATGAATGTTACTGGGCATGGAAAGGAAGTAAAGCATATTTAAACGGTCAGGAAATTCATGTTTCCAATGTGAACAACATGGATACTGCCTTCATAGCTCTGGGTTTTCCTTATAACTATAAGGAGTATAAGTCAATGGCTCTTTATCTTGTTCAGGAACTTTACGGAACGGTTGGAGGATTGCGTTTGGAAGGGGCAGCAGCAGCTGAGATATGCTATATTGCAGCAGGAAGATTTGAGGCACGGATTGAGACTAATCTTGGGCCATGGGATATCGCTGCAGGATCATTAATCCTAATGCAGGCAGGCGGTAAAGTTACCGATTTTGAAGGAGGAGACACATTCTATTCCGGACATCAGGTTCTAGCTACAAATGGCAAATTGCATGATCAGTTAGTCGAGATAGTGCGAAAGGGAAAATAG
- the gcvP gene encoding aminomethyl-transferring glycine dehydrogenase, whose protein sequence is MKTDLLSGRHIGIEEKDMEHMLATIGVKSLDELINQTIPSNIRLKKPLNIPAPITERAFTEHICKLGAKNKIFTSYIGMGWYDTITPAVIQRNVLENPVWYTSYTPYQSEVSQGRLEALMNFQTVITDLTAMPLANCSLLDEATAAAEAVNMMFGLRSRDQQKSGANVLFVDEKIFPQTLAVINTRAVPQGIEVHTGNYKEFEFTSNVFGCVIQYPNSDGNIEDYWAFTEKAHASGCKVSVAADIMSLVMLVPPGEWGADIVFGSTQRLGIPMYYGGPSAAFFATRDEYKRNMPGRIIGWSKDKYGKLCYRMALQTREQHIKREKATSNICTSQALLAIMSGFYAVYHGADGLKNIAKRIHLTTTYINKVLKKLGYKQHNEQFFDTIRLSLFDQITADQIRTIAQSKKVNLRYFENGDVGISVDETTDIHDVNVLLSVFSIAAEKEFSEVSSIPETDSLKESFKRKSSILTHPVFNIYHTETEMMRYIKRLDRKDISLAHSMISLGSCTMKLNAAAELFPLSNPAFSGLHPFAPEDQAEGFNWLIYNLSEYLKQITGFAGVSFQPNSGAAGEYTGLRVIRTYLISKGKGDRNKVLIPASAHGTNPASAVQAGFTPVICACDESGNVDMNDLRAKAEENRDDLAALMITYPSTHGIFETEIKKICEIIHSYGALVYMDGANMNAQVGFTNPGTIGADVCHLNLHKTFAIPHGGGGPGAGPICVAKHLVPFLPEHPFTNGSQNTVSSAPFGSAGILPVTYGYIRMMGLDGLKRATSIAILNANYLAARLKDTYGIVYRGANGFVGHEMILECRDIYQQTGISENDIAKRLMDYGYHAPTLSFPVHGTLMVEPTESESLAELDNFVDVMLSIYNEIQEVKNGIADKADNVLVNAPHPEYEVVADKWEHSYSREKAAYPIQSVRENKFWLNVARVDNTLGDRKLLTTRYETFE, encoded by the coding sequence CCATTCCTTCGAATATTCGCTTGAAAAAACCTTTGAATATTCCTGCGCCAATTACCGAACGTGCTTTTACAGAACATATATGCAAATTGGGTGCAAAGAATAAGATTTTTACTTCATATATTGGTATGGGGTGGTACGACACTATTACTCCTGCCGTGATTCAGAGAAATGTGCTGGAGAACCCGGTGTGGTACACATCTTATACACCTTATCAGTCAGAGGTTTCCCAAGGACGACTGGAAGCTTTGATGAACTTCCAGACTGTAATTACTGACTTAACAGCTATGCCATTGGCTAACTGCTCTTTGCTGGACGAAGCAACTGCTGCAGCCGAAGCGGTAAATATGATGTTCGGACTCCGTTCACGCGATCAGCAGAAATCGGGTGCCAATGTACTTTTCGTGGATGAGAAGATTTTTCCGCAGACACTTGCAGTGATTAATACCCGTGCTGTTCCTCAGGGAATAGAGGTGCACACAGGAAATTATAAAGAATTTGAATTCACCTCCAATGTATTTGGTTGTGTTATTCAGTATCCAAATTCAGACGGTAATATAGAAGACTATTGGGCATTTACAGAAAAGGCTCATGCTTCCGGATGTAAAGTATCTGTGGCTGCAGATATTATGAGTTTAGTAATGCTTGTGCCACCCGGAGAATGGGGAGCGGATATCGTTTTTGGCTCTACCCAGCGGTTGGGTATCCCAATGTATTACGGAGGTCCTTCTGCCGCTTTCTTTGCTACACGTGATGAATATAAAAGAAATATGCCCGGTCGTATTATTGGCTGGTCAAAAGATAAATATGGAAAACTGTGCTACCGCATGGCATTGCAAACACGTGAACAGCACATCAAGCGTGAGAAAGCAACTTCCAATATTTGTACCTCACAGGCATTGCTTGCCATCATGTCCGGATTCTATGCTGTTTACCACGGGGCAGACGGTTTGAAGAACATTGCCAAACGTATACATCTCACTACTACTTATATCAATAAGGTTCTTAAAAAGCTAGGATACAAACAGCATAATGAACAGTTCTTTGATACCATTCGTTTGTCGCTCTTCGATCAGATTACAGCCGATCAGATTCGTACCATTGCTCAGAGCAAAAAAGTGAATCTTCGCTATTTTGAGAACGGAGATGTGGGTATCAGTGTAGATGAAACAACTGATATTCATGATGTGAACGTGCTTCTTTCTGTATTCTCAATAGCTGCTGAGAAAGAATTTTCAGAGGTCAGCTCAATACCCGAAACTGATTCTTTAAAAGAATCATTCAAACGTAAGAGTAGCATTCTTACTCATCCTGTTTTCAATATATATCACACTGAAACAGAAATGATGAGATACATCAAACGTTTGGACAGAAAAGATATCTCTCTGGCACATTCCATGATTTCTTTAGGGTCGTGTACCATGAAGTTGAATGCTGCTGCCGAGCTATTTCCTTTGTCTAATCCGGCATTTTCGGGTCTTCATCCTTTTGCTCCTGAAGATCAGGCAGAAGGTTTCAACTGGCTTATCTATAACTTATCTGAATATCTGAAACAGATAACCGGTTTTGCAGGAGTTAGCTTCCAACCAAACTCAGGTGCTGCCGGTGAATATACCGGACTTCGTGTTATCCGTACTTATCTTATTAGTAAGGGAAAGGGTGATCGTAATAAAGTATTAATCCCTGCATCGGCTCACGGAACTAATCCGGCATCAGCTGTTCAGGCAGGGTTTACTCCGGTAATCTGCGCTTGCGATGAATCTGGTAACGTAGATATGAATGATCTTCGTGCCAAGGCGGAAGAAAACCGTGATGATCTGGCTGCATTGATGATTACTTATCCTTCTACTCATGGTATTTTTGAGACTGAGATTAAAAAGATTTGCGAAATAATCCATTCCTACGGCGCACTAGTCTATATGGATGGAGCAAACATGAATGCTCAGGTGGGGTTCACTAATCCGGGAACCATTGGTGCAGACGTTTGCCATCTTAATCTGCATAAAACATTTGCCATTCCTCACGGTGGTGGTGGTCCGGGTGCTGGTCCTATTTGCGTAGCCAAACATCTTGTTCCTTTCTTACCTGAACATCCTTTCACCAACGGTTCACAGAATACTGTCTCCTCCGCACCTTTTGGAAGTGCCGGTATTCTTCCTGTCACTTACGGTTATATCCGCATGATGGGGCTCGATGGTTTGAAACGAGCAACAAGCATCGCCATACTAAATGCCAATTATCTGGCTGCACGTTTAAAAGATACTTATGGAATAGTATACAGAGGTGCAAATGGTTTCGTGGGACATGAGATGATTCTGGAATGTCGCGACATATATCAGCAGACCGGTATATCAGAAAATGATATTGCCAAACGATTAATGGATTATGGTTATCATGCTCCTACCCTTTCTTTCCCTGTTCATGGCACGTTAATGGTGGAACCTACAGAAAGTGAAAGTTTAGCTGAACTGGATAATTTTGTTGATGTGATGCTTTCCATTTACAATGAAATTCAGGAAGTGAAGAATGGCATTGCCGACAAAGCAGATAATGTTCTTGTAAATGCTCCGCATCCCGAATATGAAGTAGTGGCAGATAAGTGGGAACATAGTTATTCCAGAGAAAAAGCAGCTTATCCTATTCAATCGGTTCGTGAAAACAAGTTCTGGTTAAACGTAGCCCGTGTGGACAATACACTGGGAGATCGCAAATTGTTGACTACAAGATATGAAACTTTTGAATAG
- a CDS encoding DUF3795 domain-containing protein: MKQLIACCGLDCESCDARIATVENDNELREKTAQKWSAMNNAPEITAATINCMGCRTDGAKFAYCSDYCEIRKCVYEKGFNTCGYCKELDNCPIVGPIFQNTPCAKENLLSSTTI, translated from the coding sequence ATGAAACAATTAATAGCATGTTGTGGATTAGATTGCGAAAGTTGCGATGCCCGCATAGCCACTGTTGAAAATGACAATGAGTTAAGAGAAAAAACCGCTCAAAAGTGGAGTGCAATGAATAATGCACCAGAGATTACAGCAGCAACCATAAATTGTATGGGCTGTCGTACAGACGGAGCAAAATTTGCATATTGCAGCGATTATTGCGAGATACGCAAATGTGTATATGAAAAAGGATTTAACACCTGCGGATATTGTAAAGAATTGGATAATTGCCCTATTGTAGGTCCTATTTTTCAGAATACTCCATGTGCAAAAGAAAATCTTCTATCTTCGACAACTATTTGA